A genome region from Solirubrobacter pauli includes the following:
- a CDS encoding MarR family winged helix-turn-helix transcriptional regulator, producing the protein MPKVERTFEDAGRVGHLLWETSARSQLLSEAALADTPLTPTTAGVLDVIAANPGTSIAAIARVLPTSQQGISRTVARLQELGFLERGLGARGYGVALHVTEAGEAARQDANERQVALERRLRDALGPEEHAALAEALDRLRVVLEDLSG; encoded by the coding sequence ATGCCGAAGGTGGAGCGCACGTTCGAGGACGCGGGGCGCGTGGGGCATCTGCTGTGGGAGACGTCGGCCCGGTCGCAGCTGCTCAGCGAGGCCGCGCTCGCCGACACGCCGCTGACCCCGACGACCGCCGGCGTGCTCGACGTGATCGCCGCGAACCCCGGCACGTCGATCGCCGCCATCGCCCGCGTGCTGCCGACGAGCCAGCAGGGCATCAGCCGGACGGTCGCCCGGCTGCAGGAGCTCGGCTTCCTCGAGCGCGGGCTCGGCGCGCGTGGCTACGGCGTCGCCCTGCACGTGACGGAAGCGGGCGAGGCGGCGCGACAGGACGCGAACGAGCGTCAGGTCGCGCTCGAGCGGCGCCTGCGCGACGCGCTCGGCCCTGAGGAGCACGCCGCGCTGGCCGAGGCGCTCGACCGGCTGCGCG